From Saccharothrix espanaensis DSM 44229, the proteins below share one genomic window:
- the fxsT gene encoding FxSxx-COOH system tetratricopeptide repeat protein — protein sequence MVRRVGESLTMAALRSADGRAAQGLGLQRAFQPLGRCVPPRATDRARLVSDAWCPSIAQAWSAARGGSDERGFEIVLVVDHSPSMWLWSSAVREFARALTAAGVFRDVTVRRWGVAADGRMALWGAEPGSPCRGVGELLAPSAGRLVLVVTDVVDDGWRSGRMGAVLRQWAAVHPVAVASPVPWESANRSGLELHRIRLAADRPAAANADLWWRPRVDVPGVLDDLDDLVPIPFLRWTEADLRRWSELVAGVPDRIDLGAMLLSGIPPPVDEVRPGAVDPVELVADYRAEASREGFALAVSLAAAPLEVALAERIRQRMFPATGPGLLSEFLASPLVRPVPSVPGTPGSRALFDFVAPGLRAELLGFGGRLETVLVRDVVGRYLAETGGAAAVFEATLDAEATVADHDLMIDEHVFRAELAGQGALALAHLRNYRVLSSGYPGAGSGTSASPLRSDVDHTSVAAQSDGPSRTRVRTKTEDVTGNAGGVEVTSAVDREKGVRGKGLTAPVFGGVPPRNPNFTGRADLLQELERRLVRGATAAVLPEALHGMGGVGKSQLAIEYAYRNRTKFDLIWWIPAERSVKIVNSLVELGERLELNVGTEANVAVRQVLDVLKSGRHPKVPQNWLLVFDNADSPSGVQQYLPTGGSGRILVTSRNSQWLSVARPLEVDVFRRSESTQLLRRRDPDLTEQDAGRLAEALGDLPLAIAQAAAWRVETGMSANEYLELLEEKQLELLDVTTTLDYPRSVAAMWNLSINQLRRKNPSAVRLLQVCAFLAPESIARTMFTNSRNIDVNPELAHVLRDRLRLTEAIRDINRFALVRIDHRTNSIEMHRLVQSVLISQMTDEEVVDLRHAAHLMLAANDPDLPGEPTEWGKYADLSAHLSASDAFECEDAAVRTLVFNQVMFLYFWGEHDKAAAQSQKIYEIWRDRLGAEHADTLKLGIWYGFMLWSVGRYGESASLNLELLEAHRLKYGEAHEETIEAIGSVAGDYRAKGDFAAALELSVRNHDNCVRYFGDEDPVTLNAAHNLGVSYRLAGDFLAARDLDRDTWGRKVQIFGQDHLLTLLTEMGLTIDLRETGDYHEARIQHEGVVRAYERHGRPLHPSWLRAVRQLAIMRRKAGDHEGALQAADTALEGLTTRYGSNHSETLAAALCRSIELRHLGRFGKASQLGQDTLTRFARTLGPDHPHTLAAAVNVAILRRSVGEAEGACDLDQATLAGFRARLGEDHPSTLITGINLASDLFALGEVQRAFDLDDDLLRRTTAVLGEDHPTVLACTANLARDHKALGRTEEAERLQRRAVDTWRHNLGVEHPAVAQLEDMSVRANCDIDPLPL from the coding sequence GTGGTCCGACGCGTCGGAGAGAGCCTGACCATGGCGGCGCTCCGGAGTGCGGACGGTCGTGCGGCTCAGGGGCTGGGCCTCCAGCGCGCATTTCAACCTCTCGGGCGATGTGTTCCGCCGCGTGCGACCGACCGCGCCCGCTTAGTGTCGGATGCATGGTGTCCTTCGATCGCCCAGGCGTGGTCTGCCGCTCGCGGTGGGTCGGATGAGCGGGGATTCGAGATCGTCCTCGTCGTCGACCACAGCCCGTCGATGTGGTTGTGGTCGTCGGCCGTACGCGAATTCGCCCGAGCATTGACCGCGGCGGGAGTGTTCCGCGATGTCACGGTGCGCAGGTGGGGAGTCGCCGCCGACGGGCGGATGGCGCTGTGGGGAGCGGAGCCCGGCTCGCCGTGCCGCGGGGTCGGCGAGTTGCTCGCCCCGTCGGCCGGACGTCTCGTCCTGGTCGTCACCGACGTGGTCGACGACGGGTGGCGGTCCGGCCGGATGGGCGCGGTGTTGCGGCAGTGGGCGGCGGTGCACCCGGTGGCCGTGGCCAGTCCGGTGCCTTGGGAGTCGGCCAACCGGTCGGGACTGGAGCTGCACCGGATCCGCTTGGCGGCCGACCGCCCGGCAGCCGCGAACGCCGACCTCTGGTGGCGTCCCCGGGTCGACGTCCCCGGCGTGCTGGACGATCTCGACGACCTGGTGCCGATCCCGTTCCTGCGCTGGACCGAAGCCGATCTGCGGCGGTGGAGCGAGCTGGTCGCCGGTGTCCCGGATCGGATCGACCTCGGCGCGATGCTGCTGTCCGGCATCCCGCCGCCGGTCGACGAGGTGCGGCCGGGCGCGGTCGACCCGGTCGAGTTGGTCGCCGACTACCGGGCGGAGGCGTCGCGAGAAGGCTTCGCGTTGGCCGTTTCCCTCGCCGCGGCACCGCTGGAGGTGGCGCTCGCGGAGCGGATCAGGCAGCGCATGTTCCCGGCGACCGGTCCCGGGCTGCTGTCCGAGTTCCTGGCGAGTCCGCTGGTCAGGCCCGTGCCGAGCGTTCCCGGTACGCCGGGAAGTCGAGCCCTGTTCGATTTCGTCGCGCCCGGGTTGCGTGCGGAACTGCTCGGTTTCGGTGGCCGATTGGAGACTGTGCTCGTGCGGGACGTGGTCGGTCGCTATCTGGCCGAAACCGGCGGCGCGGCTGCGGTCTTCGAGGCGACATTGGATGCGGAGGCGACCGTCGCCGATCATGACCTGATGATTGACGAGCACGTCTTTCGGGCTGAACTCGCTGGTCAGGGCGCTTTGGCACTCGCCCATCTGCGGAATTACCGTGTGCTGTCCAGTGGCTATCCGGGGGCGGGTTCGGGTACTTCGGCGTCGCCGTTACGCTCTGACGTCGATCACACATCCGTTGCTGCACAATCGGATGGCCCTTCTCGAACGCGCGTTCGAACGAAAACCGAGGATGTCACGGGAAATGCAGGAGGAGTCGAGGTGACCTCAGCAGTCGACCGCGAGAAGGGGGTTAGGGGGAAAGGCCTCACTGCGCCCGTCTTCGGCGGGGTTCCACCGCGGAACCCGAACTTCACCGGCCGAGCCGACCTTCTCCAGGAGTTGGAACGGCGGTTGGTCCGCGGTGCCACCGCCGCCGTGCTGCCGGAAGCGTTGCACGGCATGGGAGGCGTCGGCAAGTCCCAATTGGCGATCGAGTACGCCTATCGAAATCGGACCAAATTCGATCTCATCTGGTGGATCCCGGCCGAGCGCTCGGTCAAGATCGTCAATTCCCTGGTCGAGCTGGGCGAACGGCTCGAACTCAATGTGGGCACCGAGGCGAACGTCGCGGTCCGCCAAGTGCTCGACGTGTTGAAGAGCGGCCGGCACCCGAAAGTGCCGCAGAACTGGCTGCTGGTCTTCGACAACGCGGACAGCCCTTCGGGAGTGCAGCAGTACCTGCCGACCGGCGGTTCCGGCCGGATCCTGGTGACCTCGCGCAACTCGCAGTGGCTCAGCGTCGCACGTCCGCTCGAAGTCGACGTCTTCCGCAGGTCCGAGAGCACCCAGCTGTTGCGCAGGCGCGATCCCGACCTCACCGAGCAGGATGCCGGCCGGCTGGCCGAGGCGTTGGGCGACCTCCCGCTGGCGATCGCCCAGGCGGCGGCCTGGCGGGTGGAAACCGGCATGTCCGCGAACGAGTACCTCGAACTGCTGGAAGAGAAGCAGTTGGAACTGCTCGACGTGACGACCACGTTGGACTACCCGCGGTCGGTAGCGGCGATGTGGAACCTCTCCATCAACCAGTTGCGGCGCAAGAACCCGTCTGCGGTGCGCCTGCTCCAGGTCTGCGCTTTCCTGGCTCCCGAGTCGATTGCCCGCACCATGTTCACGAACAGTCGCAACATCGACGTGAACCCGGAACTGGCCCACGTGCTGCGTGACCGGTTGCGGTTGACCGAGGCGATTCGCGACATCAACCGGTTCGCCCTAGTGCGCATCGACCACCGCACGAATTCCATAGAAATGCACCGCCTGGTCCAGTCGGTGCTCATCAGCCAGATGACCGACGAAGAAGTAGTCGACCTGCGCCACGCCGCGCACCTCATGCTGGCGGCCAACGACCCGGACCTCCCGGGCGAGCCGACGGAATGGGGGAAGTACGCGGACCTGAGTGCGCACCTGTCGGCATCCGATGCTTTCGAGTGCGAGGACGCGGCGGTCCGCACACTGGTGTTCAACCAGGTCATGTTCCTCTACTTCTGGGGCGAGCACGACAAGGCCGCCGCGCAATCCCAGAAGATCTACGAGATCTGGCGGGACCGGCTCGGCGCGGAGCACGCGGACACGTTGAAGCTTGGTATCTGGTACGGGTTCATGCTGTGGAGCGTCGGCCGCTACGGGGAGTCCGCCTCGCTGAACCTGGAGCTCTTGGAAGCCCACCGGCTGAAATACGGCGAGGCGCACGAGGAGACCATCGAGGCGATCGGCAGCGTCGCGGGCGACTACCGGGCGAAGGGCGACTTCGCGGCGGCGCTCGAATTGTCCGTGCGGAACCACGACAACTGCGTGCGGTACTTCGGCGACGAAGACCCGGTGACCCTGAACGCCGCGCACAACCTGGGTGTGAGCTACCGACTCGCCGGCGACTTCCTGGCTGCCCGGGACCTCGACCGGGACACCTGGGGGCGCAAGGTCCAGATCTTCGGGCAGGACCACCTGCTGACCCTGCTCACCGAGATGGGTCTGACGATCGACCTCCGCGAGACCGGTGACTACCACGAGGCGCGCATCCAGCACGAGGGCGTCGTCCGGGCCTACGAGCGGCATGGCCGGCCGCTGCACCCGTCCTGGCTGCGGGCGGTGCGGCAGTTGGCGATCATGCGCCGCAAGGCGGGCGACCACGAGGGCGCCCTGCAAGCTGCGGACACCGCGCTGGAGGGTCTCACCACGCGCTACGGCTCCAACCACTCCGAGACGCTCGCGGCGGCGCTGTGCCGGTCGATCGAACTGCGCCACCTGGGGCGCTTCGGCAAGGCCTCGCAACTGGGCCAGGACACCCTGACCAGGTTCGCCAGGACCTTGGGGCCCGACCACCCGCACACCTTGGCGGCGGCGGTGAACGTCGCGATCCTGCGGCGCTCGGTGGGGGAGGCCGAAGGGGCCTGCGACCTGGACCAGGCCACCCTCGCCGGGTTCCGGGCGAGGCTCGGCGAGGACCACCCGTCGACGCTCATCACGGGGATCAACCTGGCCAGCGACCTGTTCGCGCTGGGCGAGGTGCAACGGGCGTTCGACCTCGACGACGACCTGCTGCGGCGCACCACCGCGGTGCTGGGCGAGGACCACCCGACGGTGCTGGCCTGCACGGCCAACCTGGCCCGGGACCACAAAGCGCTGGGCCGGACGGAGGAGGCCGAGCGCCTCCAGCGCCGAGCAGTCGACACGTGGCGGCACAACCTC